A genomic segment from Anaerolineales bacterium encodes:
- a CDS encoding NAD(P)/FAD-dependent oxidoreductase produces MTDFDVIVIGGGPAGMMAAGTAAVSGAKTTLLEKMDQPGRKLRITGKGRCNLTNSTPLEDFIAHFGENGRVLYSAFSRFFNTELTGFMRQLGIQTVEERGGRIFPIHDDAQEIVSALEAWMVENGVVLQTRAKVENLIVENDRLEGAAYVEKQSPALRSKSGGDSIIRRSRAHAVILATGGASYPGTGSTGDGYRLAASVGHTIVPIRPALVPLEIEGDLPARLQGLSLRNVNLRFLHQDDAFAEAFGEMLFTHFGVSGPIVLSQSLKVVDALRAGRRVELSIDLKPALDDAKLDARLLRDLDTHGKRQFQTILKDLLPHKLIPVCIDLVGIPARKPAHQITADERQRLRTWLKDFRLSVSGHRSFREAIVTAGGIDLREVDPRTMGSKLVDGLYFAGEVLDLDADTGGYNLQAAFSTGWLAGKSAADS; encoded by the coding sequence ATGACTGACTTCGATGTCATCGTGATTGGCGGCGGCCCCGCCGGAATGATGGCTGCCGGTACGGCGGCTGTGTCCGGCGCAAAGACGACCCTGCTGGAGAAGATGGACCAGCCCGGTCGAAAGCTCCGCATCACGGGTAAAGGACGCTGTAATCTGACCAACTCGACCCCGTTGGAAGATTTTATCGCTCATTTCGGTGAAAACGGCCGTGTTCTGTACTCTGCATTTTCACGCTTTTTCAACACTGAGTTGACGGGTTTCATGCGGCAGTTGGGGATTCAAACCGTAGAGGAACGAGGCGGGAGAATCTTTCCGATTCATGACGATGCACAGGAGATCGTTTCGGCATTGGAAGCCTGGATGGTGGAGAACGGCGTGGTTCTGCAAACGCGGGCGAAGGTCGAGAATTTGATCGTGGAGAACGATCGCCTCGAGGGTGCGGCCTACGTCGAGAAGCAATCTCCCGCACTCCGGTCCAAATCGGGGGGCGACAGCATAATTCGGCGCAGTCGAGCGCATGCCGTAATCCTGGCAACCGGCGGCGCTTCCTACCCCGGCACGGGATCGACGGGGGACGGTTACCGGCTGGCGGCATCCGTGGGACACACGATCGTGCCGATCCGCCCGGCGCTCGTCCCGCTCGAGATCGAAGGCGACTTGCCGGCGCGGCTGCAGGGGCTGAGTCTGCGGAATGTCAACCTGCGTTTCCTTCACCAGGATGACGCCTTCGCCGAAGCGTTCGGTGAGATGTTGTTCACGCACTTCGGTGTGTCCGGACCCATCGTCTTGAGCCAAAGCCTGAAGGTAGTCGATGCGTTGCGGGCGGGTCGGCGCGTGGAACTATCGATCGACCTGAAGCCCGCATTGGACGACGCGAAACTGGATGCTCGACTGCTGCGGGATCTGGACACGCACGGGAAACGTCAATTCCAGACCATCCTGAAGGATTTGCTTCCGCATAAACTGATCCCGGTGTGTATCGACCTGGTGGGGATTCCCGCCAGAAAACCGGCGCATCAGATTACCGCAGATGAGCGCCAGCGGCTGCGTACCTGGCTGAAGGATTTCCGGCTTTCGGTTTCAGGTCATCGTTCGTTCAGGGAAGCCATCGTCACCGCTGGAGGCATAGATCTGCGGGAAGTAGATCCGCGCACGATGGGTTCAAAACTCGTGGATGGGCTGTATTTCGCCGGCGAAGTGCTGGATCTGGATGCCGATACGGGAGGCTATAACCTGCAGGCCGCCTTCTCGACGGGCTGGCTCGCCGGTAAATCGGCGGCTGACAGCTGA
- a CDS encoding VIT1/CCC1 transporter family protein, translated as MNPLERFAQRFRRYNRLSNIGEIARRYFAMNAFDGVLTIIGVLMGNFTAGVEEPRIVVTTGMTTCIAMGISGLWGAYLTEAAERQRELHELEGITLTSLSETSLGEASRAAVVIVAAVDGFSPFLAALIVLLPFFFAHLFPTVHWVYFSALGLSLLALFGLGVFLGRVSRQNVFLYGLRTVIAGGISIIISLLLGGSH; from the coding sequence GTGAACCCTCTGGAACGCTTTGCACAAAGATTTCGGCGCTACAATCGACTCTCCAATATCGGCGAGATCGCTCGGCGCTACTTTGCGATGAACGCCTTCGATGGTGTGTTGACCATCATCGGCGTGCTCATGGGAAACTTTACCGCCGGCGTCGAAGAACCCAGAATCGTCGTGACGACCGGTATGACGACGTGCATCGCCATGGGTATTTCAGGACTGTGGGGCGCCTACCTCACCGAGGCCGCCGAACGCCAGCGGGAGCTCCACGAACTCGAAGGGATCACACTCACCAGCTTGAGCGAAACGAGCCTGGGGGAAGCTTCGCGCGCCGCCGTGGTGATCGTCGCAGCGGTGGACGGATTTTCGCCCTTCCTGGCCGCCTTGATCGTGTTGCTCCCCTTCTTCTTCGCGCACCTCTTCCCCACGGTTCACTGGGTCTACTTCAGCGCACTCGGCTTGTCGCTGCTGGCATTGTTTGGCTTAGGCGTCTTCCTGGGCCGCGTATCCCGCCAGAACGTTTTCCTCTACGGACTGCGCACCGTTATCGCCGGTGGTATCTCCATCATCATCAGTTTGCTTCTCGGCGGTTCACACTGA
- a CDS encoding DUF211 domain-containing protein, whose amino-acid sequence MGAVRRLVLDTLKPLEPTIIELAQQISELPGVDSVNISIYEIDRKVENAKVTIEGSDINFETVRDLIRELGGSIHSIDEAVAGKAIIDDASTLQD is encoded by the coding sequence ATGGGAGCCGTACGACGACTGGTGCTCGATACGCTAAAACCCCTCGAGCCGACGATCATTGAGCTCGCCCAACAGATCAGCGAATTGCCGGGTGTGGATTCCGTAAACATCAGCATCTATGAAATCGACCGGAAAGTGGAGAACGCCAAGGTGACCATCGAAGGATCCGATATCAATTTTGAGACCGTGCGGGATCTCATCCGGGAATTGGGCGGTTCGATTCACTCGATCGACGAAGCAGTCGCGGGGAAGGCCATCATCGATGACGCCTCCACCCTGCAGGACTAA
- a CDS encoding membrane dipeptidase: MNDARTMCQLIQDSAIIFDLHAHPSLKWSIMRRIFTLNHKAAPRFDPFSLRTDFSKLRAGGISALNSVIYAPEKGLLDDCGLLRLLRFSLPVYKDIASQQYFKLTLKMLDEIENMVNEAVAPETGEPLAKMALSLRELNDLLSLGGKGPIAYVHCVEGAHSIELDINKLETLFERGVAYLTLAHFYDNGVAPPVFPFPETMQKLGCFGGKRDLTRGLSELGVKVVERMIELGMLIDVTHCTPPARRQIYDIVGDRAPLLATHVGTAEINPSPYNLQDWEVRTIAEKGGVVGVIFMNYWLAPYHRLRGIDFVSQTLRHFHQIAGEDHVGFGSDFDGFTDPPDDLKDAGEMKFLIQRLVVDGYSQTQIEKLLGLNAWRVLRDGWGKTG; encoded by the coding sequence ATGAACGACGCACGAACGATGTGTCAGCTAATTCAAGATTCTGCGATCATTTTCGATTTGCATGCGCACCCCTCGCTGAAATGGTCGATCATGCGACGGATTTTTACGTTGAATCACAAGGCTGCGCCTCGCTTCGATCCCTTTAGTCTGCGAACGGATTTTTCGAAACTGCGTGCCGGTGGAATCTCGGCTTTGAATTCGGTGATCTATGCGCCTGAGAAGGGACTGCTGGATGATTGTGGATTGCTGCGTTTGCTGCGTTTTTCCCTACCCGTCTATAAGGATATTGCATCGCAGCAGTATTTCAAGCTCACGCTCAAGATGCTGGACGAGATCGAGAATATGGTAAACGAGGCGGTAGCCCCGGAGACGGGTGAACCATTGGCGAAGATGGCACTTTCCTTACGGGAGTTGAATGATTTACTTTCGCTTGGAGGAAAAGGTCCCATCGCTTACGTTCATTGCGTGGAAGGTGCGCACAGCATAGAACTCGACATTAATAAACTGGAAACCCTCTTCGAGCGCGGTGTAGCATATCTCACCCTGGCTCATTTCTACGACAACGGTGTCGCGCCGCCGGTCTTTCCGTTTCCCGAAACGATGCAGAAGCTGGGTTGTTTCGGAGGGAAACGCGATCTAACCAGGGGTTTGAGTGAATTGGGGGTGAAGGTAGTGGAGCGGATGATTGAGTTGGGCATGTTGATCGACGTCACACATTGCACGCCTCCTGCGCGGAGACAAATCTACGACATCGTTGGAGATCGAGCGCCGCTCCTGGCCACGCACGTTGGCACCGCCGAGATCAACCCAAGCCCCTACAATCTACAGGATTGGGAAGTTCGAACCATCGCTGAAAAGGGCGGCGTTGTCGGCGTGATCTTCATGAACTACTGGCTTGCGCCCTATCATCGTCTGCGCGGGATCGATTTCGTCTCTCAAACACTACGGCATTTCCATCAGATTGCCGGTGAGGATCACGTGGGTTTTGGAAGCGATTTCGACGGTTTCACCGACCCTCCGGATGATTTGAAGGATGCGGGTGAAATGAAGTTCTTGATTCAACGTTTAGTCGTCGATGGATATTCTCAGACACAGATCGAGAAGTTATTAGGTTTGAACGCGTGGCGTGTGTTGCGTGATGGCTGGGGCAAAACAGGGTGA
- a CDS encoding histidine kinase N-terminal 7TM domain-containing protein, producing MFLSTAVYLLPYFLSIAVSTGVALLAWKRRSIAGAGAYSIFALLQASWTLGYACELLASSLSAKVFWDNTQFFGMLFSPLAFLWFAFEYSDADMTTIRRVMKWLASFSIAGLILVFTDNLHGLIHSRAWIVPGEPFSALEYDFSPIFLVLTVYVYILVLFGIYKLFRRFLRPGKLYRYQILTVLIGVIIPLFGAALTLVGVDFSIHRDTTPITFAIGNLFVAVGLFRYHLFKLEPIARDLVFTSMRDAVVVLDAENRIVDINPAALEELGREFSDVIGTPVTDVYALFPELLVRYMDRDEFHEAVTIEENGVPGYHDIRITPIRNRQGQLTGRLIVVRDISKEVQAQKALFESEAKYRNLVESTKDWVWVIDVKGRHTYSNQAIRDLLGYEVDELINISAFSIMHPDDRERVREMVQRSIKEKRGWSDVSIRWLHKDGSIRFMESTAEPMLDGNGKLIGFNGIDRDVTERKRAEEEMQRHASRLEMANRKLEEANARLQILDRVKDEFVANVSHELRTPITSLRLYLNLLSSRPAKWDQYMDTLDRETERLESMIESLLQLSRLDQNRMPIKFKRVDLNTIVEEYVGDRLPLAEKAGIQLKLERQNGLPKVKADPQLVGQVLGIILTNAINYTPSGGEVVVSTEAHNQAEDSYVGFCVSDSGPGLSREEQAQIFRRFFRGKAGLESDVSGTGLGLAIAKEIVDEHEGLIEVESRGVSGEGATFRVWLRV from the coding sequence ATGTTTTTGAGCACAGCGGTTTATCTGCTTCCTTATTTTCTGTCGATCGCGGTTTCTACAGGTGTTGCCCTTCTGGCGTGGAAAAGAAGATCAATCGCAGGAGCCGGTGCATATTCGATATTTGCACTGCTTCAGGCATCATGGACTCTTGGATACGCATGCGAACTATTGGCATCAAGCCTTTCCGCGAAAGTCTTCTGGGATAACACGCAATTCTTTGGGATGCTTTTCTCGCCTCTGGCGTTCTTATGGTTTGCCTTTGAATATTCCGACGCCGACATGACGACGATTCGAAGGGTGATGAAATGGCTGGCGAGTTTTTCGATCGCAGGCTTGATTTTGGTATTCACAGACAATCTGCACGGGTTGATTCATTCACGAGCCTGGATCGTTCCCGGGGAACCTTTTTCGGCACTCGAGTATGATTTCTCCCCTATCTTTCTGGTGCTGACGGTTTATGTCTACATACTGGTCCTCTTCGGAATCTATAAACTCTTTCGTCGCTTCCTGCGCCCGGGGAAACTCTACCGTTACCAAATCCTGACAGTTCTGATTGGCGTGATCATTCCATTGTTTGGCGCGGCACTGACCCTCGTTGGCGTCGATTTCTCGATTCACCGGGATACCACACCGATTACCTTCGCCATTGGAAATCTCTTCGTTGCGGTGGGGTTGTTTCGCTATCATCTATTTAAACTCGAGCCGATCGCCCGCGATCTGGTTTTCACGAGTATGCGTGATGCGGTGGTTGTTCTGGATGCGGAAAATCGAATCGTCGACATCAATCCGGCTGCTCTCGAAGAACTGGGCAGAGAATTTTCGGACGTTATCGGAACACCGGTTACGGATGTATATGCGCTCTTCCCTGAGCTACTCGTGCGTTATATGGATAGGGATGAGTTTCACGAGGCAGTCACCATTGAAGAAAACGGCGTACCTGGTTATCACGATATACGTATCACGCCCATCAGAAATCGCCAGGGGCAATTAACGGGTCGATTGATCGTCGTCCGCGATATCAGTAAAGAAGTGCAAGCCCAGAAAGCACTCTTCGAGAGCGAGGCGAAATACCGTAATCTGGTCGAATCGACGAAAGATTGGGTTTGGGTGATCGATGTAAAAGGACGGCATACGTATTCAAACCAGGCGATACGCGATTTGCTGGGGTATGAAGTCGATGAACTCATAAACATATCGGCCTTCTCAATAATGCATCCTGACGATCGCGAACGCGTGCGTGAGATGGTACAGCGGTCGATAAAGGAAAAGCGGGGATGGTCGGATGTGTCCATTCGCTGGCTGCATAAGGATGGCTCGATCCGTTTCATGGAAAGTACGGCAGAGCCGATGCTGGATGGAAATGGGAAATTGATCGGCTTCAACGGCATCGATCGCGACGTTACGGAACGAAAACGAGCGGAGGAGGAGATGCAGCGGCACGCTTCTCGATTGGAAATGGCAAATCGTAAACTTGAAGAAGCGAATGCGCGTTTGCAGATCCTTGATCGTGTGAAGGATGAGTTTGTCGCCAACGTCTCCCACGAACTACGAACACCGATCACCAGTTTACGGCTTTATTTGAATTTGTTGTCCTCGCGTCCTGCGAAATGGGATCAGTATATGGACACGCTCGACCGCGAGACAGAACGCCTGGAGAGTATGATCGAGAGTCTGCTGCAGCTTTCACGCCTGGATCAAAATCGCATGCCGATAAAATTCAAGCGAGTGGATCTCAATACGATTGTGGAGGAATACGTCGGCGATCGTCTACCGTTGGCCGAAAAGGCCGGTATTCAGCTTAAACTGGAAAGGCAGAATGGTTTGCCAAAAGTGAAGGCCGACCCGCAGCTCGTCGGGCAAGTGCTGGGTATAATCCTGACGAATGCAATAAACTACACGCCTTCTGGCGGTGAAGTGGTTGTAAGCACAGAAGCGCACAACCAGGCCGAGGACTCCTACGTGGGTTTCTGTGTGTCAGATAGTGGGCCCGGGTTGAGTCGGGAGGAGCAAGCGCAGATATTCAGGCGTTTTTTCAGGGGGAAGGCGGGACTCGAATCGGACGTCTCGGGGACAGGCCTGGGCTTGGCGATTGCGAAGGAGATCGTAGATGAGCATGAAGGTTTGATCGAAGTCGAGAGCCGGGGTGTATCCGGCGAGGGAGCGACCTTTCGGGTTTGGCTGCGGGTCTAA
- a CDS encoding DUF3597 domain-containing protein → MSIFSNIMEKLGFDKEKTEAAAKVKPVPTKTSADAAAERHARIERIKAMRAAKSKEMPMVDVMARLETMAEENPQKLNWKTSIVDLLKLLNLDSSYKARKELAVELGCPADKMDESAEMNTWLHKTVLEKIAENGGNVPLELLD, encoded by the coding sequence ATGAGTATTTTCAGCAATATAATGGAAAAGTTGGGATTTGATAAAGAGAAAACAGAAGCCGCCGCCAAGGTTAAGCCCGTGCCGACGAAGACTTCGGCCGATGCTGCTGCCGAGCGACATGCGCGAATCGAGCGCATAAAAGCCATGCGCGCCGCAAAATCAAAAGAGATGCCCATGGTCGACGTGATGGCCAGACTGGAAACGATGGCGGAAGAGAATCCACAGAAACTCAACTGGAAAACCTCGATCGTCGATCTCTTGAAACTGCTCAATCTCGACAGCAGCTACAAGGCTCGCAAGGAACTTGCCGTGGAACTGGGATGCCCGGCTGATAAAATGGACGAGTCGGCGGAGATGAACACCTGGCTCCACAAGACCGTGCTCGAGAAGATCGCCGAGAATGGCGGCAATGTCCCGTTGGAGCTTTTAGACTAG
- a CDS encoding DUF937 domain-containing protein → MDSIIELLLSQLGTGGANQISEKLGIDEGKAQQVIGMALPMLIGALNRNTSSSKSGAEALTNAIQRDHDGSILDNITQAITKRETVEDGSAILGHVFGDNSSGIMDSVSRATNIDSAQVSQIFAMLAPLVLGALGKIQRNKNLDADGVSSLLQEERKTVEKTSSGLTQLLDMDGDGDVSDEIISLGANLLGGLFGGKK, encoded by the coding sequence GTGGATTCGATCATTGAACTACTCTTGTCACAGTTAGGAACGGGCGGAGCAAACCAAATCAGCGAGAAATTGGGCATAGACGAAGGAAAAGCGCAACAGGTGATCGGCATGGCGTTGCCGATGCTCATCGGCGCACTCAACCGCAACACATCTTCCTCGAAAAGCGGTGCCGAGGCACTGACCAATGCGATCCAGCGCGATCACGATGGGAGCATCCTCGACAATATTACGCAGGCCATCACGAAGCGGGAGACTGTCGAAGACGGTTCGGCGATCCTGGGCCACGTTTTCGGGGACAACAGCAGCGGCATCATGGACAGCGTGAGTCGAGCAACGAACATCGACAGCGCGCAAGTCTCACAGATATTCGCCATGCTGGCGCCGCTCGTGTTGGGCGCATTGGGGAAAATTCAACGCAATAAGAACCTCGACGCCGACGGTGTATCCTCGCTTCTTCAGGAAGAGCGAAAAACGGTGGAGAAAACTTCCTCGGGTTTGACCCAGCTGTTGGACATGGACGGGGATGGCGATGTCTCGGATGAGATCATCTCGCTCGGAGCCAATCTCCTGGGCGGGCTTTTCGGGGGCAAGAAATAA
- a CDS encoding ribonuclease HII produces the protein MHQIEAVVSHPDLFYELKLLRSGCKLIAGLDEAGCGAWAGPVVAAAVILPIQRFDLAFRLDGVQDSKQMTPEQRTIWYSHIQEIALASAVGFSTAKEIDEMGLSSATRKAMQRAIAQLGCEPQHLLIDHIRLPEVHLPQTAVTHGDARILSIAAASVIAKVARDRAMIALDRRYPGYGFHRHKGYGTAAHRAALQKMGPSEIHRKSYDPIASLNHEK, from the coding sequence ATGCACCAGATTGAAGCTGTCGTTTCGCATCCCGATCTGTTTTACGAACTCAAACTGCTGCGATCCGGTTGTAAGTTGATCGCAGGTTTGGACGAAGCCGGGTGCGGCGCATGGGCGGGTCCCGTCGTCGCGGCGGCCGTCATACTCCCAATTCAACGTTTCGATCTTGCCTTCCGGCTCGACGGGGTTCAAGATTCGAAGCAGATGACGCCCGAACAACGCACGATCTGGTATTCACACATTCAGGAAATCGCGCTCGCCAGCGCTGTCGGTTTCTCCACGGCGAAAGAAATCGACGAGATGGGTTTGAGTTCCGCCACCCGCAAAGCGATGCAGCGAGCCATCGCACAGCTCGGCTGCGAACCCCAACACTTGTTGATCGACCACATCCGTCTGCCCGAGGTCCATCTCCCCCAGACTGCCGTCACTCACGGGGATGCCCGCATCCTTTCGATCGCCGCAGCCTCCGTGATCGCCAAGGTGGCGCGCGATCGAGCGATGATCGCGCTCGACCGCCGCTATCCGGGTTACGGATTTCATCGGCACAAAGGATACGGCACGGCCGCACACCGCGCTGCCTTACAAAAAATGGGGCCTAGTGAAATTCATCGCAAATCGTATGACCCCATCGCTTCGTTGAATCACGAAAAATAA
- a CDS encoding glycosyltransferase family 2 protein, which yields MQPFLSIIIPAYNEERRISSTLETVLSFLEKQEYDSEIIVVENGSQDRTAEIVREYQREHPCLHLLHETRAGKGLAVRRGMLEAKGSYRFICDADLSMPIEEVRHFIPPQLETFDIAIASREAPGAVRYDEPVYRHFVGRGFNLLVRLFTGLNLQDTQCGFKCFRAEVVDELFHQQVIDGWTFDVEVLFLAQRRGYTIVEVPVPWYFHPGSRVRIVQDTFTMFCDLIRIRLNAIRGVYAPD from the coding sequence TTGCAACCTTTTCTTTCCATCATCATCCCTGCATACAATGAAGAACGCCGCATTTCTTCGACTCTGGAAACGGTTTTATCCTTCCTCGAAAAGCAAGAATACGACTCTGAAATCATCGTCGTCGAAAATGGAAGCCAGGATCGTACCGCGGAAATTGTCAGGGAGTATCAGCGCGAACATCCCTGCCTGCACTTGCTTCACGAAACTCGAGCCGGCAAAGGACTCGCAGTCCGCCGGGGAATGTTAGAGGCGAAAGGGAGCTATCGCTTCATCTGCGACGCAGATCTCTCCATGCCCATCGAGGAGGTCAGGCATTTTATTCCGCCTCAACTGGAAACTTTTGATATCGCCATCGCATCCCGTGAAGCACCGGGCGCAGTTCGCTACGACGAACCCGTTTACCGCCATTTCGTCGGCCGCGGTTTCAACTTGCTTGTTCGCCTGTTTACCGGCTTGAATCTACAAGATACACAATGCGGCTTTAAGTGCTTTCGAGCAGAAGTCGTCGACGAGCTTTTCCACCAACAAGTCATCGACGGCTGGACGTTCGACGTAGAAGTCCTCTTCCTGGCACAAAGGAGAGGGTATACAATCGTCGAAGTGCCCGTTCCCTGGTACTTCCACCCGGGCAGTCGTGTGCGCATCGTGCAGGATACCTTTACCATGTTCTGCGATCTGATTCGCATACGGCTGAACGCGATCCGAGGCGTTTATGCACCAGATTGA
- a CDS encoding nodulation protein NfeD, which yields MRRLLLRTISLLLFLSTWSTFAGEAQTGRRVLVLEADGPLTPAMAEYLDRGISRAEQESYTALVLQLDTPGGSIDLMDRMVQSIRASRVPVIVYVAPRGAIAGSAGTVITLAGHAAVMAPETAIGAASPVGGQGEDLGETIEAKAKNILKAQVRSLASRRGDDAVALAEATIESAEAASAAEAYEVGLIDFIASDVNDLLTQLNGFEVSINDETVVLETTGSEIVPFGQSLIEQLLHVLTDPNVTFLLITVGIQAILIEISSPGGWVAGFIGVISLALGTLGLGVLPVNWFGLIFLITAFVLFILDVKAPTHGALTIAGIVSMIVGGLVLFNSSDTPSFQRVSVPFVVGVSLMSAAFFMTVLAFALKAQQRPVGVGAVTLLGKTAEVRSKFTPSGMVQVAGELWSAEIEGDVSEVAPGDRVEVVQVDGLRLKVRPIRKK from the coding sequence ATGCGACGTCTATTGCTGCGCACGATAAGTTTGCTCCTGTTTTTATCCACATGGTCCACGTTTGCCGGGGAAGCGCAAACGGGGAGGCGTGTTCTTGTTCTTGAGGCAGATGGACCGCTGACGCCTGCGATGGCTGAATATCTGGATCGCGGTATTTCGCGGGCAGAACAGGAATCGTACACCGCGTTGGTGCTTCAATTGGATACGCCTGGCGGCTCGATCGACTTGATGGACCGCATGGTGCAATCCATCCGTGCAAGCCGGGTACCGGTGATCGTCTACGTCGCACCCCGCGGGGCAATAGCCGGAAGTGCAGGGACCGTAATTACGCTCGCCGGCCATGCGGCCGTAATGGCGCCTGAAACGGCGATCGGCGCGGCCAGTCCGGTTGGAGGGCAAGGGGAGGATCTGGGCGAGACGATCGAAGCCAAAGCGAAAAATATTCTCAAGGCTCAAGTGCGCAGCCTGGCTTCGCGGCGCGGGGATGATGCGGTTGCGCTGGCGGAAGCGACGATCGAATCGGCGGAAGCCGCATCTGCAGCAGAGGCGTACGAGGTCGGTTTGATCGATTTCATCGCCTCGGATGTGAATGACTTGTTAACGCAGCTAAACGGTTTCGAGGTATCGATCAACGACGAGACGGTCGTTCTCGAGACCACGGGCTCTGAAATCGTGCCGTTCGGGCAGAGCTTGATCGAACAATTGCTGCACGTGTTGACCGACCCCAACGTTACGTTCTTGCTGATCACCGTCGGCATTCAGGCGATCTTGATCGAGATCTCAAGCCCCGGTGGGTGGGTAGCGGGATTTATCGGTGTGATATCGCTAGCCCTGGGAACGCTTGGATTGGGCGTTCTTCCGGTCAACTGGTTTGGCTTGATTTTCCTGATCACCGCATTCGTGCTGTTCATTCTGGATGTAAAAGCGCCGACACACGGCGCCCTCACGATTGCCGGGATCGTATCCATGATCGTAGGGGGATTGGTCCTATTTAATTCTTCCGACACGCCCTCTTTCCAGCGAGTGTCGGTGCCGTTCGTCGTCGGCGTCTCGTTGATGTCGGCGGCGTTCTTCATGACCGTACTGGCTTTTGCTTTGAAGGCGCAGCAGAGACCAGTCGGGGTGGGTGCGGTGACGCTTCTCGGGAAAACGGCAGAAGTGCGATCCAAATTCACGCCTTCGGGCATGGTGCAGGTCGCTGGGGAGTTGTGGTCGGCGGAAATTGAAGGGGATGTGTCCGAGGTGGCACCTGGCGACCGCGTGGAGGTCGTCCAAGTCGACGGACTGCGATTGAAGGTACGTCCGATTCGGAAGAAGTGA
- a CDS encoding FHA domain-containing protein yields MSSSSFRFIVRTGPNPGMVFELTEEVIMVGRDVTNDIVIGDAEMSRQHARLTRTPGGYVIEDLGSTNGTFVNGERLMAPRVLNPGDLVGMGETVTMTFDAVSPESAETVARPPAGPAKVVPPVQQAAPPVQQAAPPVQQAVPHAVAAAPAAGAPAAAPKSRTTLALAMGGCVVLLLICGGILWFMPLDWWCVLLTPLQFLGFSFPGC; encoded by the coding sequence ATGTCATCGTCCTCATTTCGATTTATCGTTCGAACTGGTCCAAACCCCGGCATGGTTTTCGAGCTTACGGAAGAAGTCATCATGGTGGGGCGGGATGTTACCAACGACATCGTCATCGGTGATGCGGAGATGTCACGTCAACATGCGCGATTGACACGTACTCCCGGTGGTTATGTCATCGAGGACCTGGGATCGACGAACGGTACTTTCGTCAACGGCGAGCGGCTCATGGCGCCGCGCGTGTTGAATCCCGGCGATTTGGTTGGCATGGGGGAAACCGTCACGATGACGTTCGACGCTGTCTCGCCAGAATCTGCGGAGACGGTGGCGCGTCCTCCTGCAGGCCCTGCGAAGGTAGTCCCTCCTGTGCAGCAAGCTGCACCTCCTGTCCAGCAGGCAGCGCCTCCCGTACAGCAGGCCGTCCCCCATGCAGTTGCGGCCGCACCCGCAGCCGGTGCTCCGGCTGCTGCTCCAAAGAGTCGAACCACCCTGGCTTTGGCAATGGGGGGATGTGTGGTCTTGCTGCTGATTTGTGGCGGCATCTTGTGGTTCATGCCGCTGGATTGGTGGTGTGTTTTACTCACACCGCTGCAGTTCCTTGGGTTTAGCTTCCCCGGTTGTTGA
- a CDS encoding OsmC family protein, translating to MEMEITFPGGSRVDAQFGPFRVETDQPVRAGGAGSAPTPFATFLASIGTCAGIYVLGFLRQRGISSEGVRLIQRMHSNPYSGMVEEIDLDIIVPPDFPQKYYEALARTAELCAVKKHFEHPPSFKVATTAAQPVVS from the coding sequence ATGGAGATGGAAATCACTTTCCCGGGTGGATCGCGAGTGGATGCGCAGTTCGGCCCCTTTCGAGTCGAGACCGATCAACCCGTTCGAGCGGGCGGAGCGGGCTCGGCTCCGACGCCGTTTGCCACTTTCCTGGCGTCGATTGGGACCTGTGCAGGAATCTATGTTCTGGGCTTTCTGCGTCAGCGCGGAATTTCCAGCGAAGGCGTTCGCCTGATTCAGCGCATGCACTCGAATCCGTACTCGGGTATGGTGGAGGAAATCGATCTGGACATCATCGTGCCGCCTGATTTTCCGCAAAAGTATTACGAGGCGCTGGCCCGCACGGCTGAATTATGTGCGGTGAAAAAACATTTCGAACACCCACCGAGTTTTAAAGTGGCGACGACGGCGGCCCAGCCGGTTGTTTCCTGA